In a genomic window of Erinaceus europaeus chromosome 12, mEriEur2.1, whole genome shotgun sequence:
- the TMF1 gene encoding TATA element modulatory factor, translating into MSWFNASQLSSFAKQALSQAQKSIDRVLDIQEEEPGLWAETIPFTEPGISPPDSGGWDTSTWGLKSNSEPQSQQVASPKAITKPVRRTVVDESENFFSAFLSPTDGQTLQKSPVVSKPPVKSQRPKEDVKSTLQESLHTGQPRTTETAEAKAKDSSCVSEETLAIDPPSPKTESNHVETVNKESDVKVSPASLKVSESVINVKTTGGNVSNVPAQSLTGEAKGIALEPKEQKHEDRQSNTPSPPVSTFSSGTSTTSDIEVLDHESVISESSASSRQETTDSKSSLHLMQTSFQLLSASACPEYNRLDDFQKLTESGCSSDAFERIDSFSVQSLDSRSVSEINSDDELSGKGYSLVPIIVNSSTPKTKVIDSVARKSEEVNETLIIPTEETEMEESGRSATPVNSEQPDMLVSSPPVNEGHAVLDKVAERCEVAESQPEVLSEKEDVCKTVEFLNEKLDKREAQLLSLSKEKALLEEAYDNLKDEMFRVKEESSSISSLKDEFTQRIAEAEKKVQLACKERDAARKEIKNIKEELATRLNSSETADLLKEKDEQIRGLMEEGEKLSKQQLHNSNIIKKLRAKDKENENTVSKLNKKGKELQEELQHLKQVLDGKEEVEKQHRENIRKLNSVVERQEKDLGRLQVDMDELEEKNRSVQAALDSAYKELTDLHKANAAKDSVAQEAALTREMKAKEELSAALEKAQEEAHQQQETLAIQVSDLRLALQRAEQTSARKEDYLRHEISELQQRLQEAENRNQELSQSVSSTTRPLLRQIENLQASLGSQTSSWEKLEKTLSDRLGESQTLLAASVERERAATEELLANKIQMSSMESQNSVLRQENSRLQAQLESEKNRLRKLEDENSRCQVELENLKDEYVRTLEESEKEKTLLNSQLEMEKMKAEQERKKAIFTQEAIKEKERKPFSVSSTPTMSRSSSISGVDMAGLQTSFLSQDEPHDHSLGSVSMSTNGNNLYDAIRMGAGSSIIENLQSQLKLKEGETTHLQLEIGNLEKTRSIMAEELVKLTNQNDELEEKVKEIPKLRTQLRDLDQRYNTILQMYGEKAEEAEELRLDLEDVKNMYKTQIDELLRQRLS; encoded by the exons gaaTAAGCCCCCCTGATAGTGGAGGATGGGATACTTCAACCTGGGGGTTAAAATCAAACAGTGAACCTCAGAGTCAACAAGTAGCCTCTCCTAAAGCAATTACAAAACCAGTCCGGAGAACTGTGGTAGATGAATCTGAAAATTTCTtcagtgcctttctctctccaacGGATGGCCAGACCCTTCAGAAGAGTCCAGTGGTTTCCAAACCACCAGTTAAATCACAACGACCAAAAGAAGACGTGAAAAGCACCTTGCAGGAATCCTTGCACACTGGGCAGCCAAGAACAACTGAAACAGCTGAGGCAAAAGCGAAAGACTCTTCCTGTGTATCTGAAGAGACCCTGGCAATAGACCCTCCGTCACCTAAAACTGAAAGCAACCATGTAGAAACTGTTAATAAAGAATCGGATGTGAAGGTGTCACCTGCAAGTTTGAAAGTGTCTGAAAGTGTAATTAATGTGAAAACAACGGGGGGAAATGTATCTAATGTGCCTGCACAGTCTCTCACAGGGGAAGCAAAGGGTATAGCTTTGGAGCCTAAGGAACAAAAACATGAAGACAGACAGAGCAACACACCCTCTCCTCCTGTTAGTACTTTCTCGTCAGGAACTTCTACCACCAGTGACATAGAAGTGTTAGATCATGAAAGTGTAATAAGTGAGAGCTCAGCAAGTTCTAGACAAGAGACTACAGACTCCAAGTCAAGCCTTCACCTCATGCAGACCTCTTTTCAGCTTCTCTCAGCATCCGCTTGCCCGGAATATAATCGTTtagatgatttccaaaaactcaCTGAGAGTGGCTGCTCTTCGGATGCTTTTGAAAGAATAGACTCTTTTAGTGTCCAGTCACTAGATAGTCGCAGTGTAAGTGAAATCAATTCTGATGATGAGTTGTCTGGCAAGGGGTATTCTTTAGTACCTATTATTGTTAATTCTTCTACTCCAAAGACTAAAGTCATTGACTCTGTTGCCAGAAAATCTGAGGAAGTAAATGAAACATTAATTATACCCACcgaggaaacagaaatggaagaaagTGGACGAAGTGCAACTCCTGTTAACAGTGAGCAGCCTGATATGTTAGTTTCTTCCCCACCAGTAAATGAAGGACACGCTGTGTTAGACAAGGTGGCTGAGCGCTGTGAAGTTGCTGAAAGTCAACCAGAAGTACTTTCTGAGAAAGAAGACGTTTGCAAG ACAGTTGAATTTCTCAATGAGAAACTGGACAAAAGAGAAGCTCAACTGTTATCTCTTAGTAAAGAAAAGGCACTTCTAGAAGAAGCCTATGATAATCTGAAAGA TGAAATGTTCAGAGTGAAAGAAGAAAGCAGCAGCATTTCTTCCTTGAAAGATGAATTTACTCAAAGAAttgcagaagcagaaaaaaaagttcAGCTAGCCTGCAAAGAGAGAGATGCTGCCAGAAAG gaaatcaaaaatataaaagaagagcTTGCCACTAGATTAAATAGTAGTGAAACTGCAGACCttttgaaagaaaaagatgaacagATCCGAGGGTTAATGGAAGAAG gagaaaagctttcaaaACAGCAGCTGCATAATtcaaatatcattaaaaaattaagagctaaagacaaagaaaatgaaaatactgtTTCAAAACTTAACAAAAAAGGTAAAGAACTACAAGAAGAGTTGCAACATTTGAAGCAG GTTCTTGATGGTAAAGAAGAGGTTGAGAAACAACACAGAGAAAATATTAGAAAACTGAATTCTGTGGTAGAACGGCAAGAGAAGGATCTTGGCAGACTTCAGGTAGACATGGATGAGCTGGAAGAAAAGAACCGAAGTGTCCAGGCTGCTCTTGATAGTGCATACAA agaacTTACTGATCTTCACAAAGCTAATGCTGCAAAGGATAGTGTGGCACAGGAAGCTGCTCTGACTCGTGAAATGAAAGCTAAAGAGGAACTTTCTGCCGCGCTAGAGAAGGCCCAAGAAGAAGCCCATCAGCAGCAAGAAACACTAGCAATTCAA gtGAGCGATCTTAGGCTGGCACTTCAACGTGCAGAACAAACATCTGCCAGAAAAGAGGATTACTTACGCCATGAAATCAGTGAACTCCAGCAG AGGCTTCAAGAAGCAGAAAATCGAAATCAAGAACTGAGTCAAAGTGTTTCCTCAACAACAAGACCATTGCTTCGACAGATAGAGAATTTGCAAGCAAGTCTAGGGTCCCAGACATCATCATGGGAGAAGTTAGAGAAGACTCTTTCTGATCGACTTG GTGAATCCCAAACCTTATTAGCAGCATCTGTGGAAAGAGAGCGTGCAGCTACCGAAGAACTACTTGCCAACAAAATTCAAATGTCTTCCATGGAATCACAGAATTCTGTTTTAAGACAGGAAAACAGTAGACTTCAGGCCCAACTAGaatcagagaaaaatagactAAGAAAACTGGAGGACGAAAATAGTAG GTGTCAAGTTGAACTAGAAAACCTAAAAGATGAATATGTCAGAACACTTGaagagtcagagaaagaaaag ACATTGTTGAATAGTCAGTTAGAAATGGAGAAAATGAAAGctgaacaagaaaggaaaaaagcaatTTTCACTCAAGAAGCAATAAAAGAAAAG GAACGAAAGCCATTTTCTGTTTCTAGCACTCCCACAATGTCACGTTCAAGTTCAATAAGTGGAGTTGATATGGCAGGGCTACAGACATCGTTTTTATCTCAg GATGAGCCTCATGATCACTCTCTTGGATCAGTGTCTATGTCCACAAATGGAAACAATCTTTACGATGCTATAAGGATGGGAGCAGGATCAAGCATTATTGAAAATCTACAGTCTCAGCTAAAACTAAAGGAAGGAGAAACTACTCATTTACAG CTAGAAATTGGTAATCTAGAAAAAACTCGCTCAATAATGGCTGAAGAACTAGTTAAGTTAACAAATCAGAATGATGAACTTGAAGAGAAAGTAAAGGAGATACCCAAACTTCGAACTCAGCTAAGA gaTTTGGATCAAAGATACAACACTATTCTACAGATGTATGGAGAAAAGGCAGAAGAGGCAGAAGAACTGCGATTAGATCTTGAAGATGTAAAGAACATGTATAAAACTCAAATAGATGAACTGCTAAGACAGAGACTCAGTTAA